In Fusarium fujikuroi IMI 58289 draft genome, chromosome FFUJ_chr02, the genomic stretch GATTGGGCATTTTTGTATTTTATACTAGTGTAAGATATGGGAAAAGGGGTTTGGTTCATAGACATGTCTGCAGGCGTCACTGGGTATTCTCCACGACAACTCAACTTAAGAAATGATGATAATCTGAATAACAGTCTTGCTTTGTGATTCTCTGGCTTATTGTGTGTGATTATTTGACCAGCTAGCAGACTTGCACATTGATGAACCCAACCCATGGAATACATCCCAACGCCTGATATACCAAACATATTCGCAGATACGCTCACTCCAATCAACGCCAAACTAATAATGCTTAACATCATGGTATTCGTTGGCCCATCAGCATATTGGCGTCCCACAATAACACTCTCTCGTCCCAGCCCACAGAAGCCACCCAACCCCCCATACCAAAAAGACACCAGTCTACTCCCGTGACAAACTCCGTATGTCGATTCATGATTCCCATCTGACTTCCTATTGCTGGTCCCATTGGCGGAGCTTGCTGCTGATTCGAACCGTCATTCCATAACCGAACTGTCATGTCGTAACTGGCACTTATAAGAGTGTCACTCGAATGGGGACTCCACGATAGGCGCCGCACAGCATATTCATGGCCCTGCATGATTGACAGCGGACCTCCGTTAGGGTTCCGTATGTCAAAGGTTCGTAGAACTCTGTCCACACCACCTGTAGCTATCACCGTGTCCCGGTACTTATTCCAATCGTGGGTAAGAATCTCGGCAGGCGCAGAAGCTCCGGGTGACGGTTGCGGTCCGGAAGCGTGGACCGGTATCGTCGCCGTGAGGTGGTACTTTGCCGAAGAAGGTGTTCGGAGGTCAAAGATTCGGAGGTGGGAGTCGGAGGAGACGGCAGATATCAAGGCGGGGTTGGAGGGGCAGAACGATGTGCTGTAGGTACAATTTCCGATGGGCAGCGTCTTTATCGAGTGATTTCGCGTCGGTGACCACTGTGAGGTGTTAGAAATATAGCTTGTGCATAAATGGTGTTGGTTGACATACGATCTTGACTGTGCCGTCCCATGAGCTCGATATGAATGTATCCTTGGTTATAGGGTTCCAACAGACAGAGAAGGTTTCTCGCTTATGTTCGTGAAAGTTCATAACCGGAAAATCGTCAATTCCCAAGTCAAACAGTTTCAACGACCCATCGCCACATGCAGCAATCAACTGGTTCTCGTTGATCTCGGACCAAGACAAGTCGTACAGAGCATCGTTTGTATCGAAACTGCGACGACGAAATTAGCTTCTAGTAACACTCCATAAGTCCAGCAACGGGACGTCGCATACGTTTTCTCAACTTGTACGCCCTGCGCCGTCAGAGCGAGCGCAAATACCCGACCATTGCCCACAATGCCAAAGTTGGCAGAAGTCGCAACGGCAATTCGCGAGTCGTAGTACGGAGAATACTTGACGGCGTAGGGATTGTACCCTTGGGTTCGGAATTCGAGCATTGCAGCCATTGCGCTGAATATTGGTCTTCAGAGACCGCGCGCATGCGTTAGCTGTGATATTATGGTAGAGCAAAGAAAGCTACGGTGGACAATGGGCTTGGACTTGTTTAGATCGCAGAGCTTCCCCTCGAAGCTATACTGGCATGTGCCTCGGTTTCGGTAATCTCACAAGCCCGCGGGGCAGAGTATCGCATTTATGTGGCTAACCGGATCATGCGTCATCTGCGGGGGTATGTGATAACCGGAGTCATTCTAGTCACGTGGTTTCGTGTCTCAAATTTTCGGAACTTTCGCGATATCGTGTCACCAACCGCCCCTCATCACGTCACCCAAATTGCGAAATGCTGGCGCATCTGTCAGAGAGCACTTTCAGTTACAGCGTATAACACATGCTATTGGATATACGGGAGTCAAACCATGAAAGCTTTTTTGACTCGTCCCAAGCGGAAATCATCTCCAGAGCTTCAAAAGGAAATCGCAGAACCAGAAGAGTCAACCGAAGTCAAGTTGGCTTTATTATCGTCTCTGCATCCTCAACTTGATCAGGAAATTCTACTAGACATCTTACTAGCGCATGATGGATCCGTTGCTGAGGCATCGGCGTCGCTTAGAGTCCAGGCCCCGGTGAAGAAAGGCACTCAAGTTATTGGATACCAGCAGTCCTTGAAGCAATATGCAACCCCAAGTGACTCGACATCCTTGGATTCTACAcctaagaagaagaaattaAAGTCAAAAGCCGGAAGCACATTGCACCTGTATGATCCGGAAGACGTGGCTGAACATACGCCGTGCACGATTATACACAACTTTTTACCGGCTGAAGACGCCAACGAATTACTCCAAGAACTACTTGAAGAATCAAAATCGTTCGAGAAGATCACTTTCCAATTATTTGAGAACGTAGTATCAAGTCCCCATACGTCAAGCTTCTATGTCGAAAGCTACGACGAGATCGAACGGCAGAAAACAGAGTACCACTACAACGGCGGTCGACTTACGGTAAATCTAGTGATCGCTTCTACTCACAGTCTTTGATTAATCATATACAGGATGTCCGGCGCATTACACCTCAGCttatcaaggtcaagccaaaagtccaagaagctgtCAATTCCGAGATTCAGAAACGAATCAAGACTCGATACCCTGGCGGGAAAAAGTTGAAATATCAATCTCCAAATCCCTGGGTCCCAAACTCAGCATTTGTCAATGCATATACCGGCCCGCAGCAGAATGTCGGATGGCATAGCGACCATCTCACATATCTTGGACCTCGCGCCGTCATCGGGTCTATTTCACTCGGGGTTGCCCGCGAATTTCGTGTCAGACGTATAGTACCCAGAGACAGCGATGCGAAAACGGTCCAAGAGCAAGATGCACAAGGTCAAATATCAATCCATCTTCCACATAACTCTCTTCTCGTGATGCATGCCGAGATGCAAGAAGAGTGGAAGCATAGCATCGCGCCGGCATTATCGATTGATCCACATCCAATTTCTGGCACTACGCGTATCAATATTACATACCGAGACTACAAGGCAAACCTACACCCACGATCTACACCAAAGTGCCGATGTGGGCTGCCGTGCGTCTTAAGAGCGGTGACGAAAAAGAAGGACAATTTGGGGAAATACTTTTGGATGTGTTATGCCAACTCTCCCGGACAGGACAAATGCGGATTCTTTCAGTGGGCTGagtttgacgatgatgggaATCCCCTGTTTAGAAAAGGAGCTGGCACCAAGACTTAGGAGTTCAA encodes the following:
- a CDS encoding probable peroxisome biogenesis factor 7, which encodes MAAMLEFRTQGYNPYAVKYSPYYDSRIAVATSANFGIVGNGRVFALALTAQGVQVEKTFDTNDALYDLSWSEINENQLIAACGDGSLKLFDLGIDDFPVMNFHEHKRETFSVCWNPITKDTFISSSWDGTVKIWSPTRNHSIKTLPIGNCTYSTSFCPSNPALISAVSSDSHLRIFDLRTPSSAKYHLTATIPVHASGPQPSPGASAPAEILTHDWNKYRDTVIATGGVDRVLRTFDIRNPNGGPLSIMQGHEYAVRRLSWSPHSSDTLISASYDMTVRLWNDGSNQQQAPPMGPAIGSQMGIMNRHTEFVTGVDWCLFGMGGWVASVGWDERVLLWDANMLMGQRIP
- a CDS encoding related to CUE domain protein; translation: MKAFLTRPKRKSSPELQKEIAEPEESTEVKLALLSSLHPQLDQEILLDILLAHDGSVAEASASLRVQAPVKKGTQVIGYQQSLKQYATPSDSTSLDSTPKKKKLKSKAGSTLHLYDPEDVAEHTPCTIIHNFLPAEDANELLQELLEESKSFEKITFQLFENVVSSPHTSSFYVESYDEIERQKTEYHYNGGRLTDVRRITPQLIKVKPKVQEAVNSEIQKRIKTRYPGGKKLKYQSPNPWVPNSAFVNAYTGPQQNVGWHSDHLTYLGPRAVIGSISLGVAREFRVRRIVPRDSDAKTVQEQDAQGQISIHLPHNSLLVMHAEMQEEWKHSIAPALSIDPHPISGTTRINITYRDYKANLHPRSTPKCRCGLPCVLRAVTKKKDNLGKYFWMCYANSPGQDKCGFFQWAEFDDDGNPLFRKGAGTKT